GGTTCGGGGCCGTCTGGATTAACAGCAGGGATATATGCAGCAAGATTTAAATTAGAGACGATGATTATTGAAGATGAATTAATTGGTGGACAAATTAGAGAAGCCTATGTTGTAGAAAATTATC
Above is a genomic segment from Negativicutes bacterium containing:
- a CDS encoding FAD-binding protein, which produces MDKEVKKPDVLIIGSGPSGLTAGIYAARFKLETMIIEDELIGGQIREAYVVENY